A part of Girardinichthys multiradiatus isolate DD_20200921_A chromosome 12, DD_fGirMul_XY1, whole genome shotgun sequence genomic DNA contains:
- the LOC124877205 gene encoding kinesin-like protein KIF24, with product MTVCLYKCLTAAGLQRHYTRFTLMGVCQAAHLSDLRIEDYRLLGVCSMEDRTRLFQLVQLVKSVDLRSLTDNDVRIYNDSVYEGGDEIFPANNNNSFSLDGYGNPNGDVRKDNDESEAFTGISNASCYRPSCVRRRLDFSTEIKDQRFCSHFEGPIHVCSSHNRNDNPIHEDGSTPPIQLGLHCRSAVRCDLRHSNNSKLNGRNYLCDPHNGESIKLHITQGSSEFNSYVRLKPKSERFNKYNPSLAAVTSESFINKPSAQKDRKTISRKKNASADVTKPTPVYKAERTAGYNYGLPLSSPRAAKHVEGQRIRVCVRKRPLTRAECRRGEADVVYTPSGECVVVCESKEAVDLTEYILQHRFYFDQVFGEGSSNEEVYQKTAYPLVQHMLSGGKSTCFAYGQTGAGKTHTMLGSSSSGTGLYALAVQDIFAHLSAINPALMVYVSFFEIYCGQLYDLLEHRKRLFAREDGNKVVHISGLREVRVDSVSSLLEVISKGTAERTQGMSGVNPLSSRSHALLQIQIRDLNQQIAGRMWFVDLAGSERASDAKDPNKQSRMEGAEINQSLLALKECIRSLDKEESHTPFRQSKLTQVLKDSFVGDSMTCMIANISPGHSATEHTLNTLRYADRVKELRGEIGPIGRRRRSSKMGPSDKNMSDSSSSNKRNRRSAGTSKNAELGGQNKNFTPKMPTRPHTWDTVFCSTPKKRTCGEETQPRHTQGTEIEHITPIRGYLAQNECRCLSKGPEVREDGRTENKRSNGIHSHCVERKHTRAVGMLKQQNKGAGADLTFFKKDSGFYHREKENHQQTMKGRRREEPEWTDMRSQVESCRDTCRGEDGLKENEVHKADDNEKVRHLRAYHQQLQQFLPSTTSSSAHPLSSSTCPSYSSSSRVSLPSLLDSSHFSCFTHVDPCLEETTDVLIETSANKHKNMTEVDKCESERKEVDEAAGKVTMRKEDMRLAGRKGGEIGCCWVESTQQIPTNTEAHLSFSHDSEDQKDVGLQRLETRDIAWSLGQKEMSDCYSRNRLFDPPHLQAIAERPLSPVCEDTNIMSVLPQDDTHRDRLSCIMDPLSISQLHVDQQAAVISPRTPHSVILEMNTSAKSDTATVTGHHEQQKYIPTTVSSRGTNKPSSPKDHDNNEKKQPTLKKNITPSIIKPWASSFIQSTDHSGSNFSCNTLEYAYNMHSKTFSNISKQKSEPLSGYLNLAQPNYCNSSKVVAELNNPAKLSSEENSNQQMNPTIHLLDRLDHARLCIIEAHLEQLKEMEAICHKEGELLCQQHDMAFVEFVYKLGEILERKARCVHSMRAQLRAFLKTNRHPAQD from the exons ATGACAGTTTGCCTGTACAAATGTCTGACAGCGGCTGGGCTGCAGCGTCATTATACAAG GTTCACCTTGATGGGTGTTTGCCAGGCGGCCCACCTTTCAGACCTGAGGATCGAGGACTACCGACTCCTGGGAGTGTGCTCTATGGAGGACAGAACTCGCCTTTTCCAGCTAGTCCAACTGGTTAAAAGCGTTGATCTAAGGAGCCTTACAGATAATGATGTTAGGATTTACAATGACTCTGTTTATGAAGGAGGTGATGAGATCTTTcctgctaataataataatagcttCAGTCTTGATGGTTACGGAAACCCTAATGGAGATGTAAGAAAGGATAATGATGAAAGTGAAGCTTTTACGGGTATTTCTAATGCATCCTGTTATAGACCATCATGCGTTCGCAGAAGGCTGGATTTCTCCACTGAAATCAAAGATCAGAGATTCTGTTCTCATTTTGAAGGACCCATTCATGTCTGTTCAAGCCATAACAGGAATGATAATCCAATTCATGAAGACGGATCAACCCCACCCATTCAGCTAGGGCTTCACTGCAGAAGCGCTGTGAGGTGTGACCTTCGACACAGCAACAACAGCAAGCTGAATGGGCGTAACTATTTATGTGATCCTCACAATGGAGAAAGCATCAAGCTGCACATTACACAAGGATCTTCAGAGTTCAACTCCTACGTCAGATTAAAACCAAAGAGTGAGAGATTCAATAAATACAATCCCAGTCTAGCAGCAGTAACATCAGAATCATTTATCAACAAACCGTCAgcacagaaagacagaaaaacaatctCCAGAAAGAAAAACGCTTCTGCAGATGTTACCAAGCCCACGCCTGTTTATAAAGCAGAAAGAACAGCTGGCTACAACTATGGACTACCTCTGAGTTCTCCTCGAGCTGCAAA ACATGTGGAAGGACAACGGATCAGAGTGTGTGTGAGGAAACGACCTTTGACTCGTGCAGAGTGCAGAAGAGGAGAGGCAGATGTTGTGTATACTCCAAGTGGAGAGTGTGTGGTTGTGTGCGAAAGCAAAGAAGCTGTGGATCTCACAGAGTACATCCTACAG cacaGGTTCTACTTTGACCAGGTTTTTGGGGAGGGGAGCTCCAATGAAGAGGTCTATCAGAAAACAGCATACCCTTTGGTACAGCACATGCTCAGTGG AGGCAAGTCTACTTGCTTTGCATATGGACAGACAGGTGCAGGAAAGACTCATACCATGCTGGGTTCATCCTCTAGTGGAACTGGGTTATATGCTCTGGCAGTTCAGGACATCTTCGCTCACCTGTCCGCAATAAACCCAGCACTAATGGTTTATGTCAGCTTCTTTGAAATCTACTGCGGTCAGCTGTACGACTTGTTGGAACACAGGAAAAG GTTATTTGCCAGGGAGGATGGAAACAAAGTGGTTCACATTTCAGGTCTGCGGGAGGTCAGAGTGGATTCAGTCAGCTCGCTGCTGGAG gtaatttcaaaggggacagCCGAACGAACACAAGGGATGAGTGGTGTGAATCCACTTTCCTCCCGCTCCCATGCCTTGCTccagattcagatcagggatCTCAACCAGCAGATAGCTGGAAG AATGTGGTTTGTGGACCTGGCAGGAAGTGAGAGGGCATCAGACGCCAAAGACCCAAACAAACAGAGCCGTATGGAGGGAGCTGAGATCAACCAGAGCCTGCTGGCT CTGAAAGAATGTATCCGTTCTCTTGACAAAGAGGAATCTCACACACCTTTCCGACAAAGCAAACTCACTCAG gttttaaaagaCTCATTTGTTGGTGACTCAATGACATGCATGATTGCCAACATTTCACCAGGTCACTCTGCAACAGAACACACACTCAATACTCTgagatatgcagatcg TGTGAAGGAGTTGAGAGGAGAAATTGGGCCAATAGgacgaagaagaagaagcagcaaaaTGGGACCTTCTGATAAAAATATGtctgacagcagcagcagcaacaagaGGAACAGAAGAAGTGCTGGGACTTCTAAAAATGCAGAGTTAGGAGGTCAGAACAAAAATTTTACTCCCAAAATGCCTACAAGGCCACACACATGGGATACAGTTTTCTGCTCAACACCCAAAAAACGTACGTGTGGAGAGGAAACACAACCAAGACACACACAAGGCACAGAAATTGAACACATTACTCCGATTCGAGGGTATTTGGCACAGAATGAATGCAGGTGTCTGAGTAAAGGACCAGAGGTCAGAGAAGATGGGagaactgaaaataaaaggtCCAATGGCATTCACAGTCACTGTGTTGAACGGAAACATACCAGAGCAGTGGGGATgttgaaacaacaaaacaaggGAGCCGGGgcagatttaactttttttaaaaaggactcTGGATTCTACCACAGAGAAAAGGAGAATCATCAGCAGACTATGAAGGGGAGAAGGAGAGAGGAACCAGAATGGACAGACATGAGAAGTCAGGTGGAAAGTTGCAGAGACACATGCAGGGGAGAGGATGGCTTAAAGGAAAATGAAGTACACAAAGCTGATGATAATGAGAAAGTAAGGCATCTGAGAGCGTAtcatcagcagctgcagcagtttTTACCTTCAACAACTTCTTCATCTGCCCATCCCCTCTCATCGTCTACATGTCCATCTTACTCTTCCTCTTCTCGGGTATCTCTGCCTTCCCTCCTGGACTCATCTCATTTTTCATGCTTTACCCATGTAGATCCTTGTTTAGAAGAGACAACAGATGTGCTAATTGAAACCTCTGCAAACAAACATAAGAATATGACAGAGGTTGACAAGTGTGAAAGTGAGAGGAAGGAGGTGGATGAGGCAGCGGGTAAAGTAACTATGAGGAAGGAGGATATGAGGCTAGCTGGTAGGAAGGGGGGAGAAATTGGGTGCTGTTGGGTGGAAAGCACCCAGCAAATCCCAACAAATACAGAAGCACACCTGTCTTTTAGCCATGATTCAGAGGACCAAAAAGATGTGGGTCTGCAGAGACTGGAAACAAGAGACATAGCATGGAGCCTTGggcagaaagaaatgtctgactGCTATAGTAGAAATCGTCTGTTTGACCCACCTCATCTGCAAGCTATTGCTGAGAGACCCCTTTCCCCAGTATGTGAAGATACCAACATAATGTCTGTTTTACCTCAAGATGATACTCATAGAGATCGTTTAAGCTGCATTATGGATCCTCTCAGCATTTCCCAACTTCATGTGGACCAGCAAGCTGCTGTAATCTCACCCCGTACTCCGCACTCAGTGATCCTTGAAATGAATACATCTGCTAAATCTGACACTGCGACAGTAACAGGTCACCATGAGCAACAGAAATACATCCCAACCACTGTCAGTAGCAGAG GTACAAACAAACCTTCCTCCCCCAAAGACCATGAcaacaatgagaaaaaacaacCAACCTTGAAGAAAAATATAACTCCATCCATAATTAAACCCTGGGCTTCATCTTTTATCCAGAGCACGGATCATTCTGGCTCTAATTTTTCATGCAATACACTAGAATATGCATATAATATGCACTCAAAAACCTTCTCAAACATATCTAAGCAAAAGTCTGAGCCTCTCTCTGGCTACTTGAACTTAGCACAACCGAATTACTGCAATAGCTCAAAAGTTGTTGCTGAACTAAACAATCCTGCTAAGTTAAGTAGTGAAG
- the LOC124877206 gene encoding Rieske domain-containing protein isoform X2: MHFIGKKADIVKAGRVTQRVNGCRDVLVLYHQGQLYALDMLCYHTGGPLQNGDIEEFSGRLCIVCPWHKYKITLAEGEGLYQAVDNPTVRPLRTHWRSKGVKQRIHKVTEVSGDVYVTLNDSSEAIESDVYQTEKHRTVSINVQPKPKPKT; this comes from the exons ATGCATTTCATCGGAAAGAAGGCAGATATTGTTAAGGCTGGGCGTGTGACACAGCGGGTGAATGGATGCAGAGATGTGCTTGTCCTGTACCACCAGGGGCAGCTTTATGCATTGGACATGCTTTGCTACC ATACGGGTGGTCCATTACAGAACGGAGACATTGAG GAGTTCAGTGGACGGCTGTGCATCGTTTGTCCATGGCACAAGTACAAGATAACCCTAGCAGAAGGTGAAGGACTTTATCAAGCTGTTGACAATCCTACAGTCAGACCGCTGAGGACTCACTGGCGCTCCAAGGGAGTCAAACAAAGGATTCATAAAGTCACTGAAGTCAGCGGGGATGTCTATGTGACACTGAATGACTCCAGCGAGGCCATTGAGTCCGATGTCTACCAGACTGAAAAACACAGGACAGTTTCAATCAATGTGCAGCCAAAACCCAAACCCAAGACATAG
- the LOC124877206 gene encoding Rieske domain-containing protein isoform X1, translated as MTITLLPFYEESLQQVGTNCVFSSSTIRVSCEEESPTSSSPTMHFIGKKADIVKAGRVTQRVNGCRDVLVLYHQGQLYALDMLCYHTGGPLQNGDIEEFSGRLCIVCPWHKYKITLAEGEGLYQAVDNPTVRPLRTHWRSKGVKQRIHKVTEVSGDVYVTLNDSSEAIESDVYQTEKHRTVSINVQPKPKPKT; from the exons ATGACAATAACTCTGTTGcctttttatgaagaatccctTCAACAAGTTGGAACAAATTGTGTTTTCAGCAGCAGTACAATCAGGGTGTCATGTGAGGAAGAGAGCCCCACTTCCTCCTCTCCTACCATGCATTTCATCGGAAAGAAGGCAGATATTGTTAAGGCTGGGCGTGTGACACAGCGGGTGAATGGATGCAGAGATGTGCTTGTCCTGTACCACCAGGGGCAGCTTTATGCATTGGACATGCTTTGCTACC ATACGGGTGGTCCATTACAGAACGGAGACATTGAG GAGTTCAGTGGACGGCTGTGCATCGTTTGTCCATGGCACAAGTACAAGATAACCCTAGCAGAAGGTGAAGGACTTTATCAAGCTGTTGACAATCCTACAGTCAGACCGCTGAGGACTCACTGGCGCTCCAAGGGAGTCAAACAAAGGATTCATAAAGTCACTGAAGTCAGCGGGGATGTCTATGTGACACTGAATGACTCCAGCGAGGCCATTGAGTCCGATGTCTACCAGACTGAAAAACACAGGACAGTTTCAATCAATGTGCAGCCAAAACCCAAACCCAAGACATAG